A segment of the Arachis hypogaea cultivar Tifrunner chromosome 5, arahy.Tifrunner.gnm2.J5K5, whole genome shotgun sequence genome:
ATCCAAGAGTAAGGATAAAGTCTACGTGGTATATATATGTTACCCCCAACATTGGAACTCTATTTCTTTCACTATTTATCATGCTTTTAATTTGTCTCGATTAATTCCTCAATTATCAAGTACCCAAATTAAATTATGTCCTATTCTTCAGGTTTAGATAGTTTGGTTTTCTGTATGATGATGCAGTTTCAACCAATTTTCATCGGGTGCATATAACTATCTAAGTATAAGATTTACCTAAATTTATGTGTTGTTGACTAATTTTGTATTAGTgtgttttttcttatatataaacTATAAAGTTTGCTGTTAGAGTAAAAGTTTACACATTTTaagttatatttataaaattttatatcatttaaaataatttgatttgatttactatttATTGTAAAAATAACGAATCTCAAATAGAATTAATTTTGAAGGAAGAAATTGCATTATAATATAAAATGGATTAGTTATTTctaaaattgagtttttttttgtcaaataaaattgagttttttttttttgtctttggcCCAATGCCAAACCAAACAAGAGATCGGGTCGGGTCAGAAGCCAACACAACCCTATGCTACTGGTGTAGCACCTGCTCTCCTCATTCGTCTCTTTCGCTCTCCAACACTCGGGTGTTCATCAGCTGCGCAGCCATTACCACCGTCTGACCGCCGACGATCTCAGAGGCTGCGCTGGCAGCGTATCTCGCCGCCCCGCTGCCTAAGATCTTCAGTTCTACCACAACGTAGTCCTTCTCGTTCGCTGTAACTATCGATTTTCACCGTCGCCGTCTGATGCTTTTGTCTGCCGGTGAAGCCCTTTTCCGTCGCATGACTGCCATGATTCGTCGTCGCTAAGGAAATTCCAGTTGGTTTCTCTGCCGCGTCGAATTTCTCCTTCCCTTGTTGACTGTCTTGCCCAGGTGTGATAGCGTTATTCAGGAAGACATTTCTCCTTTCCGGCGAAGTCGCATCAGTACCTTTGATAACTAAGAGAGGGTTTAGAGTTCCGGAATTTGGCATCAGGCCTCTCTGTCACATTGAATCCTCGAAATTCAGATTTTCTTGCCTTTGAATTCTAGAATGCATCCGTTCTGGTTCAAAGCTTCACTCCTTAATTGTTCTGTTATTTCTCGTGGGGGCTTCCGTCTCCAGTTTTCCTCCAATCGACCTGTCAGGGAACATTTTGCCACTCCATTAGCGACTTTATTTCCCTCTCTAGGGACCCATGTAAAGCCACAATTGGACAGACTCTCAGCCAGAAGAAAAATATCTCGAAGAATTGATTCTACCTCTCCTATATAAGTCTTTGATTTCACTGCTTGCACAAGAGGTAAATTGTCCGATTCTATTAAAATTTGCTCCATATTAAGATTTGTGGTTAGAATTAGTGCCCTTCTcattgcttctgcttctgctgccAGGCTAGAATAAGCTCTGATTCTCATTGATTCTCCTGTTAACAATTTTCCGGAATTGTCTCGAATCACAACTGCAGTTGCTCCCTCTGCCGTCGATCTACTATACACACCGTCTACGTTAGTCTTCAGCCAGTCCCCCGGTGGAGGTCTCCAGGTAATGCTCCTTCTGCTCATATTTCTGTTCTGGTTTTTCCTGAGCTACTCCTTTTTTGCATTACTTCCCTGATTTTTTATTCTAGGATTTTAGTTTTGATGATGGAGCATTGGGGTTGGGATTAGTATTTTGGAATACAGCCTGGTTTCTCATTTTTCAAATCTCGCAACTTAGCATTCCAATTCTTCCAATCAGATTATCTGCCTCTTCCTTTCCTTGTCTTATAATTTTCCTGCACATTTCAATCAGCCATTTTGCAAAAGACTTGATTGTCTCTGGTGTTGGTAGACATTGACTCTGTGCTCCAAACCACGTTGCTCTAGTCCACTGGCATAGAAGAATTCCATGCTCCGTTGTCTCTATTCCTTCCCTGCAAATTTGACAGATAGGAGGattagttattttctttttaaataagttGTTATATACTGGTATTATATCATGTGCCGCTTTCCATAAAAACATTCTTATCTTCGACGGAACATTCATTTCCCATCTCTTTCCAAAGATCCGTCATATCTGTGCTTGTTGAGGTTCCGCTCTTTCGCTgccttttttttccttctttgccACATAATATCCTGTCTTAACTGTGTAACCCCCATCCCATTTGAAAGGCCATATTAGTCTGTCTTCGCTCCTCAGTAGACTTATGGGTGTTTGCAGAATTTTGTTGCTTATGTTCTCCGGGAATAATTCTGTTATTCTTTCTTGTTTCCATCATTCTCCCTCGATGATGAGCTCGTTTACTCTATCTACTGAGTGATTTCTGTTCAAAAGGATTTTTACCCATGCCAATAACCCAGTTGTCTTCCCATATCTTTACTTTTGAGCCTTTTCCAATACTCCATATCCCATTCCTTCTCAAGAAGTCCCTG
Coding sequences within it:
- the LOC112803169 gene encoding uncharacterized protein — translated: MSRRSITWRPPPGDWLKTNVDGVYSRSTAEGATAVVIRDNSGKLLTGESMRIRAYSSLAAEAEAMRRALILTTNLNMEQILIESDNLPLVQAVKSKTYIGEVESILRDIFLLAESLSNCGFTWVPREGNKVANGVAKCSLTGRLEENWRRKPPREITEQLRSEALNQNGCILEFKGKKI